In one Candidatus Saganbacteria bacterium genomic region, the following are encoded:
- a CDS encoding penicillin-binding protein 2, whose amino-acid sequence MSNRRIRMLSRAILVVFLLIVLRLIDLQVIHHSFYKGKAEGQRRRIIPIAAPRGDIYDRLGRLLATSINTLSIHVNPKEFSDYEALSKLLGEPIEHFSNKRAFAWVKRKVNIDLAQKIKEAGIKGVYFLPEKKRVYPKGRLASQVLGFVGLDNEGLSGIELGMDEYLKGEELSIVTESDPAGYELLSRRESNKKRSQSGMDVFLTIDETVQYIAERELEKIIKEYNGLSGMVIVMDVKSGEILAIAGKPDFNPNEYYKFDPKTWRPKAIDVYEPGSTFKTITMACGLDEKVINLNTKLKALDSLEIGGKVIKNSHKIDFGGSTITVRRMLEQSVNTAVAQIAIMLGKDRFYNKIRQFGFGDAINVGLAGESRGIVNKPENWYKPDIAMISFGQSIAVTPLQLCAAYLSLGNGGMLVRPQLIKKIESEDQSFIKTSRLEEIKRTISKAAALDTLDVLESVVMNGSGRKAKMENYRVGGKTGTAQKALSGGWGYMAGHYIASFIGMAPISNPRIVSLVLVDDPKGVIWGETVAGPAFKRVVEETLRYLNVRPDKFGSSEVKS is encoded by the coding sequence ATGTCTAATAGAAGAATTAGGATGCTTTCAAGGGCCATCTTAGTTGTTTTTTTGCTGATCGTCTTAAGGCTAATCGACCTGCAGGTAATCCATCACTCATTTTATAAAGGAAAAGCTGAAGGGCAGAGGAGAAGGATCATCCCCATAGCCGCTCCCCGCGGTGATATTTACGACAGGTTGGGGAGGCTCCTTGCGACATCCATCAATACCTTGTCGATCCATGTCAATCCGAAAGAGTTTTCTGATTACGAGGCTCTTTCAAAATTATTAGGCGAACCGATTGAACATTTTTCAAACAAGCGGGCCTTTGCATGGGTCAAGCGCAAAGTGAACATCGACCTTGCCCAAAAGATTAAAGAAGCCGGCATTAAGGGCGTGTATTTCCTGCCCGAAAAAAAGAGGGTTTATCCGAAAGGCCGGCTGGCATCTCAAGTATTGGGCTTTGTCGGCCTTGATAACGAGGGTTTATCGGGGATCGAGCTTGGAATGGACGAATACCTCAAAGGCGAAGAATTGAGCATCGTGACCGAAAGCGATCCCGCTGGATACGAGCTCCTGTCGCGCCGCGAAAGCAATAAAAAAAGATCACAGTCGGGAATGGATGTTTTTTTAACGATCGACGAGACTGTCCAGTATATCGCCGAGCGAGAGCTTGAAAAAATAATCAAGGAATATAACGGCTTGTCGGGCATGGTCATCGTAATGGATGTTAAAAGCGGGGAGATACTTGCGATCGCCGGAAAACCGGACTTTAACCCGAACGAATATTATAAGTTCGACCCTAAGACCTGGAGGCCGAAAGCCATTGATGTATATGAACCCGGATCGACTTTTAAGACTATTACTATGGCATGCGGGCTGGATGAAAAAGTTATCAACTTGAATACAAAGCTAAAAGCTTTGGACTCGCTTGAGATCGGCGGCAAAGTGATCAAGAATTCCCATAAGATCGATTTTGGAGGGTCTACGATCACGGTCAGAAGAATGCTCGAACAGTCCGTAAATACTGCTGTCGCGCAAATAGCTATAATGCTTGGGAAAGACAGGTTTTATAATAAAATAAGGCAATTCGGTTTCGGGGACGCGATCAATGTGGGGCTTGCAGGCGAGTCCCGAGGGATCGTAAATAAACCCGAAAATTGGTATAAGCCTGATATAGCGATGATTTCGTTCGGCCAGAGCATTGCGGTAACCCCGCTGCAGCTTTGCGCGGCGTATCTAAGCCTGGGAAACGGGGGCATGCTCGTCAGGCCGCAGCTAATCAAGAAGATCGAAAGCGAAGACCAAAGCTTCATAAAAACTTCCCGGCTGGAAGAAATAAAAAGGACAATCTCAAAGGCGGCGGCGCTTGATACCCTCGACGTGCTGGAAAGCGTCGTAATGAATGGTTCCGGCAGAAAAGCGAAAATGGAAAATTACAGGGTAGGCGGAAAAACTGGCACAGCGCAAAAAGCCCTGTCCGGCGGGTGGGGTTATATGGCAGGGCATTATATTGCGTCTTTTATCGGGATGGCGCCAATATCCAATCCGCGAATTGTTTCCCTCGTCCTTGTTGACGACCCAAAAGGGGTCATTTGGGGTGAAACCGTTGCAGGGCCTGCGTTCAAAAGAGTTGTGGAAGAAACCCTGCGGTATTTAAACGTCAGGCCAGATAAATTCGGATCAAGCGAAGTAAAATCGTGA
- the trpS gene encoding tryptophan--tRNA ligase, which produces MQKKRVLSGIQPSGKLHLGNLIGALENWVKLQDQYDCYFFIADLHALTTAYDNIKMLPEYIKDVAADLIAVGLDPEKCVIFKQSDVPEHSELHLLFSMITPISWLERVPTYKSKIEELKGKDLGTYGFLGYPVLQAADILIYKADFVPVGEDQLPHIELTREIARRFNFFYGNVFQEPKDLLAQFPTLPGLDGRKMSKSYGNTIAISDPPDVIKKKVNAIVTDPARIKREDLGHPDVCAVFSYHNIFNKDKVSVIERECKEAARGCVACKNEFLVHLLEYLKPIQDRRRMILRDHEKLDKILKDGSIKARKIAGETLLAAKKAIGLMI; this is translated from the coding sequence ATGCAAAAAAAGCGTGTATTATCAGGCATACAGCCAAGCGGAAAACTCCATTTGGGGAACCTTATCGGAGCGTTGGAAAACTGGGTAAAGCTCCAGGATCAATACGACTGCTATTTCTTTATAGCAGATTTACACGCACTGACAACAGCTTACGATAATATCAAAATGCTCCCGGAATATATAAAAGATGTCGCGGCAGACTTAATTGCCGTCGGTCTTGATCCCGAAAAATGTGTAATTTTCAAACAGTCCGATGTTCCCGAGCATTCCGAGCTCCATCTTTTATTTTCAATGATAACTCCGATCTCATGGCTTGAAAGGGTGCCAACTTATAAAAGCAAAATCGAGGAACTAAAAGGGAAAGATCTCGGGACTTATGGTTTCTTAGGATATCCAGTTCTTCAAGCGGCGGATATATTGATCTATAAAGCCGATTTTGTCCCGGTTGGCGAGGACCAGTTGCCGCATATCGAATTAACCCGAGAAATTGCCAGGCGATTTAATTTTTTCTATGGGAATGTTTTCCAAGAGCCCAAAGACCTGCTTGCTCAATTCCCGACCCTTCCCGGACTTGACGGCAGGAAGATGAGCAAGAGCTACGGCAATACGATCGCGATATCCGATCCGCCGGACGTTATAAAAAAGAAAGTTAACGCGATCGTAACCGATCCCGCGAGGATAAAAAGGGAAGACCTCGGCCATCCCGATGTTTGCGCCGTATTTTCATATCATAATATTTTCAATAAAGATAAAGTCAGCGTGATCGAGAGGGAATGCAAAGAAGCCGCTAGGGGATGCGTCGCGTGTAAAAATGAATTTTTGGTACATCTGCTTGAATACTTGAAGCCGATCCAGGACAGGCGCAGAATGATATTGCGCGATCATGAAAAATTAGACAAGATATTAAAAGACGGCTCGATAAAAGCGCGGAAGATCGCAGGAGAAACCCTCCTTGCCGCGAAAAAAGCAATAGGGCTTATGATATGA
- a CDS encoding segregation/condensation protein A gives MNVSQFQITQEIYSGPFDMLLASIKDSKIDVFEISLSAITSSYFEHLRGINIINLNFASEFLIMASILLEMKSKKLLPRPEEAGLQLEEDEIESDLVYHLEEYKIFKSLAATLKLKKDTFRKVYSRYHREVLGPDKKDFYLKDVNLQDLILAFKRVYDSISETEETQKIQDDDITLPMRIEEVLKMLKDQTDGIHFEGLFIRKTRIEVVVTFLAVLELAKRGSIKISQGGHFGGIRIFGA, from the coding sequence ATGAATGTCTCGCAGTTCCAAATAACGCAGGAAATATATTCAGGCCCTTTCGACATGCTTCTTGCATCGATCAAAGACAGCAAGATCGACGTGTTTGAAATATCGCTTTCGGCAATAACAAGCTCGTATTTTGAGCATTTAAGGGGCATAAACATCATTAATTTGAATTTCGCATCGGAGTTCCTGATTATGGCTTCGATCCTCCTTGAAATGAAGTCCAAAAAACTTCTTCCAAGGCCTGAAGAGGCAGGACTCCAGCTTGAAGAAGATGAGATCGAGTCCGATCTTGTTTACCATCTTGAGGAATACAAGATATTCAAAAGCCTCGCCGCTACCTTAAAGCTGAAAAAAGATACGTTCAGGAAAGTGTATTCTCGATACCATAGGGAAGTGCTTGGCCCTGACAAAAAAGATTTCTATCTTAAGGACGTAAACCTGCAAGACCTCATATTAGCGTTCAAAAGGGTTTACGATTCGATATCTGAAACGGAGGAAACCCAAAAGATACAAGATGACGATATTACGCTTCCAATGCGGATCGAGGAAGTCTTAAAAATGCTCAAAGACCAAACAGACGGGATACATTTCGAGGGGCTGTTTATCAGGAAGACGAGGATCGAGGTTGTCGTAACTTTTTTGGCAGTGCTCGAACTCGCAAAGCGCGGAAGTATAAAAATTTCCCAGGGAGGGCATTTTGGCGGCATTAGAATATTCGGAGCTTAA
- the scpB gene encoding SMC-Scp complex subunit ScpB, with translation MAALEYSELKKILEALLFVTKKPLSAQEISKITEEPEGAIINALGDMAKEFEPRGLKIITVAHGYILGTDSIASEYVDRMVNSKVEATLSPQSLETLAIIAYKQPVTKPEIETIRGLYSDGVLDTLLSKKLIEENGRSHALGRPILYGTTIEFLRHFGLKDLSDLPKLPEFLTEQENLFQTVLK, from the coding sequence TTGGCGGCATTAGAATATTCGGAGCTTAAAAAAATATTGGAAGCGCTCCTTTTTGTGACAAAAAAGCCGCTATCCGCGCAGGAGATCTCAAAAATAACCGAAGAGCCGGAGGGCGCGATAATCAATGCTTTGGGGGACATGGCGAAGGAATTTGAGCCGCGCGGGCTTAAAATTATTACTGTCGCGCACGGGTACATATTGGGGACCGATTCCATAGCATCCGAATATGTCGACCGGATGGTAAACTCCAAAGTCGAGGCAACCCTTTCACCGCAGTCCCTTGAAACCTTGGCGATCATTGCTTACAAGCAGCCTGTCACGAAACCGGAGATCGAGACCATCCGAGGATTATATTCCGACGGCGTGCTGGATACCCTGCTTTCAAAAAAACTTATCGAAGAAAATGGCAGGAGCCATGCCCTTGGCCGCCCGATCCTTTACGGCACGACGATCGAATTTTTACGGCATTTCGGCTTGAAAGACCTCTCTGACCTTCCGAAGCTGCCGGAATTCTTAACCGAACAAGAAAACTTGTTTCAAACAGTCCTCAAATGA
- a CDS encoding 7-carboxy-7-deazaguanine synthase QueE, with translation MSKAQLCEVFSSIQGEGIYLGERQVFIRFSGCNILCEYCDTVLSLELTPEYKFEQTPGKRDFKLMPNPVSAADLILAVLSLAKQRSAIHSVCITGGEPLLQVDFLKEFLPELKKLGIKIFLETNGTLPKHLEEVIDIIDIVSMDMKVPSATGGDFYLKEHKEFLETAYTKEVYVKTVVSEKTTVKEIEEISKLISSVDPAIPLVIQPVSQSREKKHTANMQLLFALQIVAKKDLINVRVIPQIHKILGAL, from the coding sequence ATGAGCAAAGCGCAATTATGCGAAGTGTTCTCATCGATCCAGGGCGAAGGCATTTATCTTGGAGAACGGCAGGTCTTCATTAGATTTTCTGGATGCAATATTTTATGCGAGTATTGCGATACGGTTCTTTCTCTTGAGCTAACCCCTGAATATAAATTCGAACAAACCCCGGGAAAGCGCGATTTTAAATTGATGCCAAACCCAGTATCGGCCGCCGACCTTATCCTGGCCGTTTTGAGCCTTGCAAAACAAAGATCGGCGATACACTCTGTGTGCATAACCGGCGGCGAACCTCTCCTGCAAGTCGATTTCCTCAAGGAATTCCTACCCGAATTGAAAAAGCTCGGCATCAAGATATTCCTTGAAACAAACGGGACATTGCCGAAACATTTGGAAGAAGTGATAGATATTATCGATATTGTTTCAATGGATATGAAAGTCCCGTCCGCAACGGGGGGTGACTTTTATTTGAAAGAACATAAGGAATTCCTGGAGACCGCTTACACAAAAGAAGTTTACGTAAAAACTGTCGTTTCCGAAAAAACAACAGTTAAGGAGATCGAAGAGATTTCAAAATTAATATCTAGCGTCGATCCCGCAATACCGCTTGTCATCCAGCCGGTCTCGCAATCAAGGGAAAAAAAACACACCGCGAACATGCAGCTCCTTTTTGCCCTCCAGATAGTCGCGAAAAAGGACCTTATAAACGTGAGGGTCATACCGCAGATACATAAGATATTAGGCGCGCTTTAA
- a CDS encoding DNA polymerase III subunit alpha — protein sequence MPQKFVHLHTHSEYSLLDGAGKIQEIVSFVKELGMKSYALTDHGNMYAAVQFYLECKNHDIKPIIGCELYLAPRTRFDKETKEDRANYHLTFLVKNEVGYRNLIKMASLASIEGFYSKPRIDRELVEKYHSGLILMSGCIGGEVGSFILAGDIDKAKKTAMYYKGILGDDYYLEIMDQNLEEQKSVNPRLIAFSKELGIKLVATNDVHYIKKEDAFAQDVLLCVGTGSFLDQPNRLKFETDQFYIRTADEMRELFKEAPDAVSNTLEIAEKCNFDLEVGKLHLPNFQVPDNETPDSYLEKIVWDGIRQKYGVLVENKDMEKIMVPPEINDRVKYELFTIEKMGYAAYFLIVQDFISFAKKNGIQVGPGRGSAAGSIVSYALDITTIDPLKYGLIFERFLNLERISMPDIDIDFCFERRQEVIDYVTKKYGTDHVAQIVTFGSMAARGALRDVGRVQRIPLSDVDKIAKMIPFGPKITIDDGLAQNKDLKALYDNDEKARHLIDTAKKLEGLSRHASVHAAGVVISEKPVMEYVPLQKLDETVIVTQYQMTDLEKIGLLKMDFLGLRNLTMIAQAVELVKKGQNIDIDINNLPLDDQSTFSLLRAGESIGVFQLESRGMQALEKNLQPDNFDEIIALLALYRPGPLESGMVEDYVKRKHKKVPVHYELDDLKPILSETYGVILYQEQVMSIASKVAGFSMGQADVLRSAMGKKKAKEMAKQKEMFIEGAVKRNVSRNKATELFNLCAKFAGYGFNKSHSTAYAMISYQTAYLKANYPKEFMAALLTSVMGNSDKVTIYIAESVRMKIKVLAPDVNQSEKTFTVVPDGIRFGLTAIKNVGIGAIESILAARKKDGPFKSLMDFAKRIDTRACNKKVIESLIKSGAMDSININRPYLLAIFEQTMSRAAAELKEQSNGQVFMFDMKPVLNIAAADSVPSNIEVTPYTEEELLRMEKELLGLYISNHPLENLKDSLEGQVNQRVADLQEKFEGDVIKIGGLIFSGKKFNTKKGDQMLVANLEDLTGSIPIIVFPKTYEKYSQMLDDDSIVIIKGKMNRDLRTEELNVSVESVEPLVELDKVRSLHIEIVDVKDKQVLERLKEILLFYRGGDPVIIYYDGQRITAGVKYRVDICPEIISQVEELLGSGSARVEFRHVKREAVVNDK from the coding sequence ATGCCTCAAAAATTTGTCCATCTCCATACCCATTCGGAATACAGCTTGCTTGACGGCGCGGGAAAGATACAAGAGATCGTGTCTTTTGTAAAAGAGCTCGGCATGAAATCCTACGCGCTCACCGACCATGGGAATATGTATGCCGCCGTTCAGTTTTACCTTGAATGCAAAAATCACGACATCAAGCCGATAATCGGGTGTGAATTGTACCTTGCGCCCAGGACCCGCTTCGACAAAGAAACAAAAGAGGATAGGGCGAATTATCACCTGACCTTTCTTGTGAAAAACGAAGTTGGGTACAGGAACCTGATAAAGATGGCTTCATTGGCATCGATAGAAGGGTTTTATTCGAAGCCTAGGATCGACAGGGAACTTGTCGAAAAATATCATTCCGGGCTCATATTGATGTCAGGGTGCATTGGCGGAGAGGTCGGGTCGTTCATTCTTGCGGGAGATATCGATAAAGCAAAAAAAACCGCAATGTATTACAAAGGGATACTCGGGGATGATTATTATCTTGAGATCATGGACCAAAATTTAGAAGAGCAAAAATCGGTAAATCCCCGGTTAATTGCATTTTCAAAAGAACTCGGGATCAAACTTGTCGCGACAAATGATGTGCATTATATAAAAAAAGAAGATGCTTTTGCGCAGGATGTCCTATTATGTGTCGGCACGGGATCATTTTTGGATCAGCCAAACCGCCTAAAATTCGAAACCGACCAATTTTATATAAGAACGGCTGACGAAATGCGCGAATTATTCAAGGAAGCACCCGATGCCGTAAGCAACACCCTTGAGATCGCCGAAAAGTGCAATTTTGATCTAGAGGTCGGCAAGCTGCACCTTCCAAATTTTCAAGTCCCGGATAATGAAACGCCGGATTCGTACCTGGAAAAGATCGTTTGGGATGGGATCCGGCAAAAATATGGCGTATTGGTCGAAAACAAAGACATGGAAAAGATAATGGTGCCGCCTGAAATCAATGACAGGGTTAAATATGAGCTTTTTACCATAGAAAAAATGGGATACGCGGCTTACTTTTTGATCGTCCAGGATTTTATCAGTTTTGCAAAGAAGAATGGCATACAGGTGGGGCCGGGCAGGGGGTCTGCCGCAGGGTCTATTGTTTCCTACGCTCTCGATATTACAACGATCGATCCTTTGAAATACGGCCTGATCTTTGAGCGGTTCCTGAATTTGGAAAGGATCTCCATGCCCGATATAGATATTGATTTTTGTTTCGAGCGCAGGCAGGAAGTTATTGATTATGTTACAAAAAAATACGGAACTGACCATGTCGCGCAGATAGTTACATTCGGTTCGATGGCGGCAAGGGGGGCTTTGCGCGATGTCGGCCGCGTACAGAGAATACCGCTCTCTGACGTAGATAAGATCGCGAAAATGATTCCTTTTGGCCCCAAGATCACTATAGATGACGGCCTTGCCCAAAATAAAGACCTGAAAGCTTTATACGATAATGATGAAAAGGCCAGGCATTTAATAGATACGGCTAAAAAATTGGAAGGCCTTTCGCGCCACGCGTCTGTCCATGCGGCCGGCGTTGTCATATCCGAAAAACCGGTCATGGAATATGTTCCCCTCCAGAAGCTTGATGAAACAGTAATAGTTACGCAGTATCAAATGACCGATCTTGAAAAGATCGGGCTCCTCAAAATGGACTTTTTGGGCCTTAGAAATCTTACTATGATCGCCCAGGCGGTTGAACTTGTAAAGAAGGGCCAAAATATCGATATTGATATCAATAACCTTCCTCTCGATGACCAGAGTACCTTTTCACTATTGCGCGCGGGAGAATCAATCGGCGTGTTCCAGCTTGAATCGCGCGGAATGCAAGCGCTTGAAAAAAACCTGCAGCCCGATAATTTCGACGAGATAATAGCCCTGCTCGCGCTTTATCGCCCGGGCCCGCTTGAATCGGGAATGGTCGAGGATTATGTAAAGCGCAAACATAAAAAAGTACCCGTCCATTACGAACTTGATGATCTAAAGCCGATACTCTCCGAAACCTACGGAGTCATTCTTTATCAGGAACAGGTAATGTCTATTGCAAGTAAAGTAGCAGGTTTTTCAATGGGACAAGCTGATGTTTTGCGGTCAGCAATGGGCAAAAAGAAAGCAAAAGAGATGGCAAAGCAAAAAGAAATGTTTATCGAGGGCGCGGTCAAGCGCAATGTCTCCCGCAATAAAGCGACCGAACTTTTTAATCTCTGCGCGAAATTCGCGGGATATGGATTCAATAAATCCCATTCAACTGCATATGCAATGATCTCTTATCAAACAGCATATCTTAAAGCGAATTATCCAAAAGAGTTCATGGCGGCGCTTTTAACATCTGTCATGGGCAATTCCGACAAAGTGACTATATACATCGCAGAGTCTGTTAGGATGAAGATCAAAGTACTGGCGCCTGACGTCAATCAAAGTGAAAAGACATTTACGGTCGTTCCCGATGGGATACGATTTGGATTAACAGCTATAAAAAATGTTGGCATAGGCGCTATCGAATCAATACTTGCCGCGCGAAAAAAAGACGGCCCTTTCAAGTCGCTTATGGATTTCGCAAAGAGGATTGATACAAGAGCGTGCAATAAAAAAGTGATCGAAAGCCTGATAAAATCGGGTGCTATGGATTCCATAAATATCAATCGCCCGTATTTACTTGCGATCTTTGAGCAGACAATGTCCAGGGCGGCAGCTGAACTCAAGGAGCAATCAAACGGGCAAGTCTTTATGTTCGACATGAAGCCTGTTTTAAATATCGCGGCGGCCGATTCTGTCCCTTCAAATATCGAAGTAACGCCTTATACAGAAGAAGAACTTTTGAGGATGGAAAAAGAATTACTCGGGCTGTATATCTCTAACCACCCGCTGGAAAACCTTAAGGATTCTTTGGAAGGCCAGGTCAACCAGAGGGTTGCGGACCTGCAGGAAAAATTTGAGGGCGATGTCATAAAGATCGGCGGCCTCATTTTTTCGGGTAAAAAATTCAATACGAAAAAAGGCGACCAAATGCTTGTAGCCAATCTTGAGGACTTGACGGGATCAATACCTATCATCGTGTTTCCAAAAACATATGAAAAATATTCCCAAATGCTCGATGACGATTCTATCGTGATAATTAAAGGCAAAATGAACAGGGATTTAAGGACCGAGGAATTAAATGTCTCCGTTGAATCCGTAGAACCTTT